From a region of the Triticum aestivum cultivar Chinese Spring chromosome 7D, IWGSC CS RefSeq v2.1, whole genome shotgun sequence genome:
- the LOC123170421 gene encoding subtilisin-like protease SBT3.9, which yields MDSRTAFCGALLLLVTLLPLSASASSKLYIVYMGEKKHDDPSVVTASHHDMLTSVFGSKDEALRSIVYSYKHGFSGFAAMLTESQAEAIAKFPEVATVEPNTFHETHTTRSWDFLGLDHNQPAQQPGLLKKAKYGEDVIVGVIDTGIWPESRSFDDKGYGPVPARWKGKCETGEEFNATSCNKKIIGARWYGRGISAELLKGDYKSARDNNGHGTHVASTIAGGEVQGVSYGGLGMGMARGGAPRARLSIYKACWVGGSCSGAAVLAAVDDAIHDGVDVLSLSIGGAGQQFPGTLHAVQRGISVVFSGGNDGPVPQTVGNALPWVTTVAASTIDRSFPTLISLGNKEKLVGQSLNYNAAMNNSGFQDLVHVQSCDTESLSLSNVTGKTVLCYAPAQAAITPPRAELHSLINRTIEAGAKGLIFAQYTVNLLEILTSCEGFMSCALVDFEIAQRIASYSKMTESPVVKISPAVSVVGNGVLSPYVASFSSRGPSLAFPRILKPDIAAPGVGILAAERDSYVFHSGTSMACPHVSAVTVLLKSVHPDWSPAMIKSAIVTTASVTDRFGMPIQANGVPRKLADPFDFGGGHMDPDRAVDPGLVYDQDAREYNKFLNCTLGLQDGCKSYNLNLNLPSITVPDLKDHVILRRTVTNVGPVEATYHLVVEAPAGIDVMVEPSVISFTQGSSRSATFTATFTTRQRVQGGYTFGSLTWSDGSTHSVRIPVAIRTVIQDFVADTA from the exons ATGGATTCCAGAACAGCATTCTGCGGCGCTTTGCTACTGCTCGTGACACTGCTACCTCTTTCAGCTAGCGCATCGAGCAAA CTCTACATCGTGTATATGGGGGAGAAGAAGCACGATGACCCGTCCGTGGTCACCGCGTCTCACCATGACATGCTAACCTCTGTTTTTGGGAG CAAGGATGAAGCCTTGAGGTCGATAGTTTACAGTTACAAGCATGGATTTTCTGGTTTCGCGGCGATGCTCACTGAGTCTCAGGCTGAGGCAATCGCAA AATTCCCTGAAGTTGCCACTGTGGAGCCTAACACTTTCCACGAAACGCACACAACTAGGAGTTGGGACTTTCTTGGCCTTGACCATAACCAACCAGCACAACAACCGGGACTACTCAAAAAAGCAAAGTACGGTGAAGATGTCATCGTGGGTGTGATCGATACAG GCATATGGCCAGAATCACGAAGCTTTGACGACAAAGGGTATGGCCCTGTACCGGCACGGTGGAAAGGGAAATGCGAGACTGGCGAGGAGTTCAACGCCACAAGTTGCAACAAAAAGATCATTGGTGCACGGTGGTATGGCAGAGGCATCAGCGCTGAGTTGCTAAAGGGCGACTACAAATCGGCTCGGGACAACAACGGCCATGGCACGCACGTCGCCTCAACTATCGCCGGCGGGGAAGTGCAGGGCGTGAGCTATGGAGGACTGGGCATGGGCATGGCACGAGGCGGGGCACCACGTGCGCGGCTCAGTATCTACAAGGCGTGCTGGGTGGGCGGGAGTTGCTCTGGTGCGGCTGTCCTTGCGGCTGTTGATGATGCCATACACGACGGTGTGGACGTCTTGTCGCTCTCGATTGGAGGGGCTGGTCAGCAGTTCCCCGGGACGCTCCATGCTGTGCAAAGAGGGATCTCTGTTGTGTTTAGTGGAGGGAACGATGGACCTGTGCCGCAAACTGTGGGTAATGCCCTGCCGTGGGTTACGACGGTGGCCGCTAGCACGATTGACCGGTCTTTCCCGACCTTGATATCGCTGGGAAACAAAGAAAAGCTCGTG GGGCAATCTCTAAACTACAACGCAGCTATGAACAACAGCGGCTTTCAGGACCTTGTTCATGTGCAGAG CTGCGACACAGAATCACTATCACTGAGCAACGTCACCGGAAAAACCGTCCTCTGTTATGCACCGGCGCAGGCGGCCATCACGCCACCCAGGGCAGAACTTCATTCTCTCATCAATCGTACTATCGAGGCCGGCGCAAAGGGCCTCATCTTCGCACAATACACTGTCAACCTTCTTGAAATCCTGACCAGCTGCGAGGGATTTATGTCTTGTGCACTGGTGGATTTCGAGATCGCACAAAGAATCGCCTCCTACTCAAAAATGACTGA GAGTCCGGTGGTGAAGATATCGCCAGCTGTAAGCGTTGTGGGAAATGGGGTGTTGTCACCGTATGTCGCCTCATTCTCGTCAAGAGGCCCGAGCCTTGCTTTCCCTCGCATACTCAAG CCCGACATTGCTGCACCTGGCGTCGGCATCTTGGCAGCGGAGCGTGACTCCTACGTGTTCCATTCTGGGACATCCATGGCGTGCCCACATGTCTCTGCGGTGACGGTGTTGCTCAAGTCAGTTCACCCTGACTGGTCACCTGCCATGATCAAGTCTGCCATCGTCACCACGG CATCCGTGACCGATCGGTTTGGTATGCCGATCCAAGCAAACGGAGTCCCAAGGAAACTAGCCGACCCCTTCGACTTTGGTGGTGGCCATATGGACCCTGACAGAGCTGTTGACCCTGGCCTGGTTTACGACCAGGATGCAAGGGAGTACAACAAGTTCTTGAACTGCACCCTAGGATTACAAGATGGTTGCAAGTCCTACAATCTTAACCTCAACCTCCCGTCAATCACTGTGCCAGACCTCAAAGACCATGTCATTCTTCGGCGCACTGTGACTAACGTTGGGCCAGTGGAAGCAACATATCATTTAGTTGTTGAAGCTCCAGCAGGGATAGATGTGATGGTGGAACCATCTGTGATCAGTTTCACCCAAGGTAGCAGTAGAAGCGCGACGTTTACGGCGACGTTCACAACAAGGCAGAGAGTGCAAGGAGGATACACTTTCGGGAGCTTGACATGGTCAGACGGAAGTACCCACTCAGTGAGAATTCCTGTTGCGATACGGACAGTGATACAAGACTTCGTTGCGGATACAGCTTAA
- the LOC123170422 gene encoding subtilisin-like protease SBT3.9 gives MDSRTAFRGALLLLVTLLPLSANASSKLYIVYMGEKKHDDPSVVTASHHDMLTSVFGSKDEALRSIVYSYKHGFSGFAAMLTESQAETIAKFPEVVTVKPNIFHETHTTRSWDFLGLHHNRQPAQQPGLLKKAKYGEDVIVGVIDTGIWPESRSFDDNGYGPVPARWKGKCQTGQDFNATSCNRKIIGARWYGLGISDEVLNNNYKSPRDIDGHGTHVASTVAGGEVQGVSYGGLGMGVARGGAPRARLSIYKVCWLGGNCPEAAVLAAIDDAIYDGVDVLSLSLGGAVQRGISVVFAGMNDGPVPQTVSNTLPWVTTVAASTIDRSFPTLISLGNKEKLVGQSLHYNASVISGDFKGLVYAGSCDTESSLALSNVTGKIVLCYQPAAANSMPPPQALPIAINLTIMAGAKGLIFAQYTTNLLEFLPLCKGVMPCVVVDFEIAHRIASYWRSDKGNAVVKVSPAMTVVGKGVLSPRVASFSSRGPSLLFPSILKPDIAAPGVSILAAEGNSYAFNSRTSMACPHVSAVTALLKSVHPDWSPAMIKSAIVTTASVTDRFGMPIQAEAVPRKLADPFDFGGGHIDPDRAVDPGLVYDVDAREYNKFFNCTLGYVDGCESYYLNLNLPSIAVPNLKDHVMLRRTVTNVGPVEATYHLMVEAPAGIDVSVEPSVINFTQSGSKMVTFMVTFTTRQRVQGGYTFGSLTWSNGSTHSVRIPIAVRTVIQDFVADTA, from the exons ATGGATTCGAGAACAGCATTCCGCGGTGCTCTGCTACTGCTGGTGACACTGCTGCCTCTTTCAGCTAACGCGTCGAGCAAA CTCTACATCGTGTATATGGGGGAGAAGAAGCATGATGACCCGTCCGTGGTTACCGCGTCTCACCATGACATGCTAACCTCTGTTTTTGGGAG CAAGGATGAAGCCTTGAGGTCAATAGTTTATAGTTACAAGCATGGTTTTTCTGGTTTTGCGGCGATGCTCACCGAGTCTCAGGCCGAGACAATCGCAA AATTCCCTGAAGTTGTCACTGTCAAGCCTAACATTTTTCACGAAACGCACACAACTCGGAGTTGGGACTTTCTTGGCCTTCACCATAACCGACAACCAGCACAACAACCGGGACTACTAAAAAAAGCGAAGTACGGTGAAGATGTCATTGTGGGTGTGATCGATACAG GCATATGGCCTGAATCACGAAGCTTTGATGACAATGGGTATGGCCCTGTGCCGGCACGGTGGAAAGGGAAATGCCAGACTGGTCAGGATTTCAACGCCACAAGTTGCAACAGAAAGATCATCGGTGCGCGCTGGTATGGTCTCGGCATCAGTGACGAGGTGCTAAACAACAACTACAAGTCGCCTAGGGACATTGACGGCCATGGCACGCACGTCGCCTCGACCGTCGCCGGCGGGGAAGTGCAGGGCGTGAGCTACGGAGGCCTAGGCATGGGCGTGGCACGCGGCGGGGCGCCACGTGCACGGCTCAGTATCTACAAGGTTTGTTGGTTGGGTGGGAATTGCCCTGAAGCAGCGGTCCTCGCGGCTATCGATGACGCCATATATGACGGTGTTGACGTCTTGTCACTCTCGCTTGGAGGGGCTGTGCAAAGAGGGATCTCTGTCGTGTTTGCCGGAATGAATGATGGCCCTGTGCCGCAAACAGTGTCCAATACCCTTCCATGGGTTACCACGGTGGCCGCTAGCACGATTGACCGGTCTTTCCCGACCTTGATATCGCTCGGAAACAAAGAAAAGCTGGTG GGGCAATCTCTTCACTACAATGCATCTGTGATCAGCGGCGACTTTAAAGGCCTTGTTTATGCCGGGAG CTGTGACACTGAATCATCACTGGCATTGAGCAACGTCACTGGTAAAATCGTCCTGTGCTATCAACCGGCAGCAGCGAATAGCATGCCGCCTCCACAAGCACTTCCCATAGCCATCAATCTCACCATCATGGCTGGCGCCAAGGGACTCATATTTGCACAGTACACTACTAACCTCCTCGAGTTCCTGCCTTTGTGTAAGGGCGTTATGCCCTGTGTAGTGGTGGATTTTGAGATCGCACACCGAATTGCCTCCTATTGGAGGTCGGACAAAGG GAATGCGGTGGTCAAGGTGTCACCTGCCATGACCGTTGTCGGAAAAGGGGTGTTGTCGCCGAGGGTCGCCTCGTTCTCGTCGAGAGGTCCAAGCCTGTTGTTCCCTAGCATACTCAAG CCCGACATTGCTGCACCTGGCGTCAGCATCTTGGCAGCAGAGGGCAACTCCTATGCGTTCAATTCTAGGACATCCATGGCGTGCCCGCATGTCTCCGCGGTGACCGCACTGCTCAAGTCGGTTCATCCTGACTGGTCACCTGCCATGATCAAGTCTGCCATCGTCACCACAG CATCTGTGACCGATCGTTTTGGCATGCCAATCCAAGCAGAAGCAGTCCCAAGGAAACTTGCCGACCCCTTTGACTTTGGTGGTGGACACATTGACCCTGATAGAGCCGTTGACCCTGGATTGGTTTATGATGTGGATGCAAGGGAGTACAACAAGTTTTTCAACTGCACCCTTGGATATGTAGACGGTTGTGAGTCCTACTACCTCAATCTCAACCTTCCATCAATTGCTGTGCCGAACCTCAAGGACCATGTCATGCTTCGGCGCACTGTGACTAATGTTGGGCCAGTGGAAGCAACATATCATTTAATGGTTGAAGCTCCGGCGGGAATAGATGTGTCCGTGGAGCCATCTGTGATCAATTTCACCCAAAGCGGTAGTAAAATGGTGACGTTTATGGTGACATTCACAACAAGGCAGAGAGTACAAGGAGGATACACTTTCGGGAGCTTGACATGGTCAAACGGAAGTACCCACTCAGTGAGAATTCCTATTGCGGTACGGACTGTGATACAAGACTTTGTTGCAGATACAGCTTAA